From Pseudanabaena sp. PCC 6802, one genomic window encodes:
- a CDS encoding aminotransferase class V-fold PLP-dependent enzyme, with the protein MQFGKSIRSQWLLEDNCVFLNHGSFGATPKVVLEAQTQWQQRLEKQPVRFMTQELPEALRHAAAELATFVGAKGEDIVFVENATAGINAVVRSLSFQTGDEIVITNHVYGAVRKTLQFICQRTGAKLIEVGVPFPISSELEITNAIAAALSPQVKLLAIDHVTSPTALIFPVAAIIRLAKQHGVPVLVDGAHMPGMMPLNIEALGADWYVGNCHKWLFAPKGCGFLWTSPAWQAEMHPTVISHGFGEGYLAEFDWTGTRDFSAWLAITEAIAFARNLGVTRIYEHNHSLAVWAGQVLNHAWGGHTPITASAIGAMTAVQVPTKKAQSGAKALHDYLWEKHRIEVPVIDFANRVWVRISAQVYNEPSEYRLLAEALWL; encoded by the coding sequence ATGCAGTTTGGTAAGTCGATTCGATCGCAATGGCTGTTAGAAGATAATTGCGTATTTCTCAATCATGGTTCGTTTGGAGCCACGCCTAAAGTCGTCCTTGAGGCACAGACACAGTGGCAGCAACGGCTAGAAAAACAACCAGTGCGCTTTATGACGCAAGAGCTACCCGAGGCGCTCAGACATGCTGCCGCCGAGTTAGCTACTTTTGTTGGCGCTAAAGGCGAAGATATCGTCTTCGTCGAAAACGCTACGGCTGGGATTAATGCAGTGGTGCGATCGCTGTCATTTCAGACGGGCGATGAAATTGTTATTACTAACCACGTTTACGGTGCGGTGCGTAAAACCTTGCAGTTTATCTGCCAACGTACAGGGGCGAAATTAATCGAGGTAGGGGTGCCTTTCCCGATTAGCAGCGAGTTAGAGATAACTAATGCGATCGCAGCCGCCCTCAGTCCTCAAGTTAAGTTGCTCGCGATCGATCACGTCACCTCTCCCACTGCCTTGATATTCCCCGTGGCAGCAATAATTCGCCTGGCCAAGCAGCATGGAGTTCCCGTTCTGGTCGATGGAGCGCACATGCCAGGCATGATGCCCCTGAATATCGAAGCGTTAGGTGCCGATTGGTATGTTGGCAACTGCCACAAGTGGCTATTTGCACCCAAAGGTTGCGGCTTTTTGTGGACGAGTCCCGCATGGCAAGCAGAAATGCACCCCACCGTAATTTCCCACGGCTTCGGCGAAGGTTATCTTGCAGAGTTTGATTGGACGGGCACGCGGGACTTTAGCGCCTGGTTAGCCATCACGGAGGCGATCGCCTTTGCCCGCAACCTTGGCGTGACGAGGATCTACGAACACAATCACAGCTTGGCAGTTTGGGCTGGTCAGGTACTCAACCACGCCTGGGGCGGACATACCCCTATAACTGCAAGTGCGATCGGTGCAATGACAGCAGTACAGGTACCGACAAAGAAAGCTCAATCAGGCGCTAAAGCCCTACATGACTATCTATGGGAAAAGCACCGCATTGAAGTCCCGGTGATTGACTTTGCCAATCGTGTGTGGGTCAGAATATCCGCCCAGGTTTATAACGAACCATCTGAGTACCGCCTGTTAGCCGAGGCTTTGTGGCTATAG
- a CDS encoding helix-turn-helix domain-containing protein gives MENSGQCLTPFQRKLLLKTLPTELRPEYRRRIEIMLLADIGQSQTQICGKLGCAHETARYWMAMAQTGQAHQWKNRQIGRPKTVNEQYCDRLKELVSHSPREYGYSFQRWTAQWLGKHLEKELDIKVSNCHINRLLKQMGLSTRAKPRTNEELDQSAATDSSNLEIRDLTSASVPEPGELWLFNSIH, from the coding sequence ATGGAAAATTCAGGTCAGTGCTTAACCCCATTTCAGCGCAAGCTGCTGCTGAAGACTCTACCAACAGAACTGCGACCGGAATACCGCCGTCGCATAGAAATCATGCTGCTTGCAGATATAGGACAATCTCAAACACAAATCTGTGGAAAATTGGGTTGCGCGCACGAGACGGCACGATATTGGATGGCTATGGCACAAACGGGGCAAGCTCACCAATGGAAAAATCGCCAAATTGGCCGCCCTAAGACAGTTAACGAGCAATATTGCGATCGCTTGAAAGAACTCGTAAGCCATAGTCCTCGTGAATATGGCTATTCATTCCAACGCTGGACAGCTCAATGGTTAGGGAAGCACCTGGAAAAAGAACTGGATATTAAAGTTAGTAATTGTCATATCAATCGGTTACTAAAACAAATGGGTCTTTCGACACGAGCAAAACCTCGCACAAATGAGGAATTAGACCAAAGTGCAGCAACTGATAGTTCCAATCTTGAGATTCGCGATCTAACATCTGCCAGTGTGCCAGAGCCAGGAGAACTATGGCTATTTAATTCAATTCATTAA